A genomic segment from Salvia splendens isolate huo1 chromosome 13, SspV2, whole genome shotgun sequence encodes:
- the LOC121760759 gene encoding transcriptional regulator ATRX homolog has translation MEKKAFASEIPPAPVSHAEEQSEEESSSATAPSETSVPDSAELDAVAAYYDSDPEERKKRISHEETTHERSGEMERTPTVGTVRQERVREEIDLNESAQKRSLMTDTEFESIVEEVNRREDTALMAEGLDLASRSVGGVEKAVTGTTQEGHTSQSVEGNEEVQEEEKEPEPVDPRVEVGGGRMQVGEEEPAAEIPEPEPEAPPVVKPKPIKRSLILKADPKADRPKPQRVSQRCLEKSIGHRETGPTTQDPFLSQAEKEPEEEKDEVDREEVRYSEERKRKGKAPMKKKPSTKKPRLGNTGIVITEAAQRTPSSRREQSDSEYEISEESESTSDTSMEDEEYKEQKLPNDHQELLHPPAERLRYKHWTDQEQRQEMMEKAMEELREENQQLKAEVMRLASVVEQMLKGAAEQKLLAQRQASMEVIVTDLKKENYKMQQSMNRMLSNIDSILEENTNQRKEQVVEPSGHGGRADEPQVPETEEKETDVPAHAEEPADFDENQAGTEKEPPAPPTP, from the exons ATGGAAAAAAAGGCATTCGCCAGTGAAATTCCACCTGCACCGGTCAGTCACGCAGAGGAACAATCAGAGGAGGAATCTTCATCGGCGACCGCGCCGTCGGAGACCTCGGTGCCAGATTCGGCGGAGCTCGACGCTGTCGCCGCCTATTACGACTCCGACCCTGAGGAGCGTAAGAAAAGGATCAGCCATGAAGAGACAACCCATGAAAGGAGTGGCGAAATGGAGAGAACACCTACTGTGGGGACCGTTCGTCAAGAAAGGGTTAGGGAAGaaatagatctgaacgaatcggCACAGAAGCGCAGCCTTATGACCGATACGGAGTTTGAGTCAATCGTGGAAGAGGTAAACCGCAGAGAAGATACTGCTttgatggctgagggtctagacctcgcatcaaggTCAGTAGGAGGGGTTGAGAAAGCCGTTACAGGAACCACACAGGAAGGTCATACTTCCCAGTCAGTAGAAGGGAATGAGGAAGTacaagaagaagagaaagagcCAGAACCAGTAGATCCCCGAGTGGAAGTAGGGGGTGGTAGAATGCAGGTAGGAGAGGAGGAACCAGCTGCAGAAATCCCAGAGCCAGAACCAGAGGCGCCTCCAGTAGTGAAGCCCAAGCCCATAAAGCGGAGCTTAATATTGAAGGCTGATCCTAAGGCAGACCGGCCTAAACCGCAGAGGGTTTCGCAGAGATGCTTGGaaaa gtcaatAGGCCACAGGGAGACCGGTCCTACTACCCAGGATCCATTTTTATCACAAGCTGAGAAAGAACCCGAAGAAGAAAAAGACGAAGTTGACAGAGAGGAAGTGAGATAcagtgaagagagaaaacgaaaggggaaggcccctatgaagaagaagcctaGCACCAAGAAACCGCGTCTCGGGAACActggcatagtgatcactgaggctgctCAGAGGACCCCATCCAGCCGACGagagcagagtgatagtgagtatgagatCAGTGAGGAATCTGAATCGACCAGTGATACgtccatggaggatgaggagtacaaggaacAGAAACTTCCGAACGATCATCAGGAGTTATTACATCCGCCCGCAGAGAGACTCCGATATAAGcactggaca GATCAGGAGCAGAGACAAGAAATGATGGAGAAAGCGATGGAAGAACTGAGAGAAGAAAATCAACAGTTGAAAGCGGAGGTGATGCGATTGGCATCAGTGGTGGAACAAATGTTGAAAGGGGCTGCAGAGCAGAAGTTATTGGCTCAGAGGCAGGCCTCGATGGAGGTGATAGTGACAGATTTGAAAAAGGAGAACTACAAGATGCAGCAATCAATGAACAGGATGTTATCCAATATCGATAGCATCCTAGAAGAGAATACTAACCAGAGGAAGGAACAAGTTGTTGAAccaagtggccatggaggccgagctgatGAACCGCAAGTACCTGAGACAGAAGAAAAGGAGACCGATGTGCCGGCGCATGCTGAGGAGCCGGCGGACTTTGACGAGAACCAAGCTGGAACTGAAAAGGAACCACCTGCACCGCCTACGCCGTGA